Proteins from one Salinispora arenicola genomic window:
- the ppdK gene encoding pyruvate, phosphate dikinase yields MAAQETVDHKYVYDFAEGNKDQKDLLGGKGANLAEMTNLGLPVPPGFTITTTACQAYLATGKEPAGLADQISSHLDALERAMGRTLGDPVDPLLVSVRSGAKFSMPGMMETVLNVGLNDRSVVGLARQAHGPAGADSSGGNERFAWDSYRRLIQMFGKTVCDVPGEDFEHALDDAKRAKGSDLDLDLDADDLRALVATFKEIFHRHTGREFPQEPREQLDLAIRAVFESWNAERAVIYRRQERLPAEAGTAVNVVAMVFGNLGADSGTGVAFTRDPASGAQGIYGDYLANAQGEDVVSGIRNTVPLQELERIDRRSYNELLDYMARLERHYKDLCDIEFTIERGKLWMLQTRVGKRTAAAAFNIAGQLVDEGLIDLDEALHRVNGAQLAQLMFPRFKLDHEFQPVAKGIGASPGAAVGKVVFTSARAVELAGQGEAVILVRRETNPDDLNGMIAAQGILTSRGGKTSHAAVVARGMGKTCVSGADDLEVDIPGKRFTVAGKTVREGDVVSIDGTTGKVYLGEVPVMPSEVVQYFEGTLDPERTDDALVRAVHRIMTHADARRRLAVRTNADTKADAARARRFGAQGIGLCRTEHMFLGDRRELVERLILASTDADREQALAALLPLQRADFIEIFREMNGLPVTVRLIDPPLHEFLPPLEQLAVDVAVAQERGEDAAREEALLAAVRRMHEENPMLGLRGVRLGLVIPGLFAMQVRAITEAAVSVTESGGSAFPEIMVPLVGAVQELETVRTETEKIIAEVVGGSGVEVLIGTMIEVPRAALTAGQIAEAAQFFSFGTNDLTQMAWGFSRDDVEGAFFWRYLELGIFGISPFESIDRDGVGRLVRIAAEEGRAARSELKLGVCGEHGGDPDSVHFFHEVGLDYVSCSPFRVPVARLEAGRAAVETVGSDSR; encoded by the coding sequence GTGGCAGCGCAAGAGACGGTCGATCACAAGTACGTCTACGACTTCGCCGAGGGCAACAAGGACCAGAAGGACCTACTCGGCGGCAAGGGCGCCAACCTGGCCGAGATGACCAACCTCGGCCTGCCGGTGCCACCCGGCTTCACGATTACCACCACGGCCTGTCAGGCGTACCTCGCCACCGGGAAGGAGCCGGCCGGACTCGCCGACCAGATCAGTTCCCACCTCGATGCCCTGGAACGGGCGATGGGCCGGACTCTCGGTGACCCGGTGGACCCGCTGCTGGTCTCGGTACGCTCCGGCGCCAAGTTCTCGATGCCGGGCATGATGGAGACCGTGCTCAATGTCGGCCTCAACGACCGCAGCGTCGTGGGACTCGCCCGACAGGCCCACGGCCCGGCGGGTGCTGACTCCTCCGGCGGTAACGAGCGGTTCGCCTGGGACTCCTACCGACGTCTGATCCAGATGTTCGGCAAGACCGTCTGCGATGTGCCGGGGGAGGACTTCGAGCACGCTCTCGATGACGCCAAGCGCGCCAAGGGCAGTGACCTGGACCTGGACCTCGACGCCGACGACCTGCGGGCGTTGGTGGCCACATTCAAGGAGATCTTCCACCGGCACACCGGCCGGGAGTTCCCGCAGGAGCCGCGCGAGCAGCTCGACCTCGCGATCAGGGCGGTCTTCGAGTCGTGGAACGCCGAGCGGGCGGTGATCTACCGTCGCCAGGAACGGCTTCCCGCCGAAGCGGGCACCGCGGTGAACGTGGTCGCCATGGTCTTCGGCAACCTCGGGGCGGACTCCGGGACCGGCGTCGCGTTCACCCGCGACCCGGCCAGCGGGGCACAGGGCATCTACGGCGACTACCTGGCCAACGCACAGGGCGAGGATGTCGTCTCTGGCATCCGCAACACCGTGCCACTGCAGGAACTGGAGCGGATCGACAGAAGGTCCTACAACGAGTTGCTCGACTACATGGCCCGGCTCGAGCGGCACTACAAGGATCTGTGCGACATCGAGTTCACCATCGAGCGGGGCAAGCTGTGGATGCTCCAGACCCGGGTTGGTAAGCGCACCGCCGCCGCCGCGTTCAACATCGCCGGGCAGCTCGTCGACGAGGGCCTCATCGACCTGGACGAGGCGCTGCACCGGGTCAACGGTGCCCAGCTCGCCCAGCTGATGTTCCCACGCTTCAAACTGGACCACGAGTTCCAACCGGTCGCCAAAGGTATCGGCGCGTCTCCCGGTGCGGCCGTCGGCAAGGTGGTCTTCACCTCCGCCCGCGCGGTGGAGCTGGCCGGCCAGGGGGAGGCGGTGATCCTGGTCCGCCGGGAAACCAACCCGGACGACCTCAACGGCATGATCGCCGCGCAGGGCATCCTCACCTCGCGGGGCGGCAAGACCAGCCACGCCGCCGTGGTGGCCCGCGGCATGGGCAAGACCTGCGTGTCCGGCGCCGACGACCTCGAAGTCGACATCCCGGGGAAGCGGTTCACCGTGGCCGGGAAGACCGTCCGCGAAGGTGACGTGGTGTCGATCGATGGCACCACCGGCAAGGTCTACCTGGGTGAGGTGCCGGTCATGCCGTCGGAGGTGGTGCAGTACTTCGAGGGCACCCTCGACCCGGAGCGGACCGACGACGCGCTGGTGCGGGCCGTCCACCGGATCATGACGCATGCCGACGCCCGGCGACGGTTGGCCGTTCGCACGAACGCCGACACCAAGGCGGACGCGGCGCGGGCCCGGCGTTTCGGCGCCCAGGGAATCGGCCTGTGCCGCACCGAGCACATGTTTCTCGGCGACCGCCGCGAACTGGTCGAGCGGCTCATTCTCGCGTCCACCGACGCCGACCGGGAGCAGGCACTCGCCGCGTTGCTGCCGTTGCAACGGGCGGATTTCATTGAGATCTTCCGCGAGATGAACGGGCTACCGGTCACGGTGCGGTTGATCGACCCGCCGCTACACGAGTTTCTTCCCCCGCTGGAGCAACTCGCGGTCGATGTGGCGGTGGCCCAGGAACGGGGCGAGGACGCGGCCCGGGAGGAGGCGCTACTGGCCGCTGTCCGACGGATGCACGAGGAGAATCCGATGCTCGGCCTGCGTGGCGTCCGGCTCGGCCTGGTCATTCCCGGCCTGTTCGCCATGCAGGTCCGCGCGATCACCGAGGCGGCCGTCTCGGTGACCGAGTCCGGCGGGTCCGCCTTCCCGGAGATCATGGTTCCGCTGGTCGGCGCGGTGCAGGAACTGGAGACGGTACGCACCGAGACCGAGAAGATCATCGCTGAGGTGGTCGGCGGCAGCGGCGTCGAGGTGCTGATCGGCACGATGATCGAGGTGCCGCGGGCGGCGTTGACCGCCGGCCAGATCGCCGAGGCGGCGCAGTTCTTTTCGTTCGGCACCAACGACCTGACCCAGATGGCGTGGGGCTTCTCCCGCGACGACGTGGAGGGCGCCTTCTTCTGGCGCTATCTCGAACTCGGCATCTTCGGCATCTCGCCGTTCGAGTCGATCGACCGGGACGGAGTTGGTCGGCTGGTGCGAATCGCCGCCGAGGAGGGGCGGGCCGCGCGGTCGGAGCTGAAGCTCGGTGTCTGTGGCGAGCACGGCGGTGATCCCGACTCGGTGCACTTCTTCCACGAGGTCGGGCTGGACTACGTCTCGTGCTCGCCGTTCCGGGTGCCGGTCGCCCGGTTGGAGGCGGGACGGGCCGCCGTGGAGACCGTCGGTTCGGACAGCCGCTGA
- a CDS encoding deoxyguanosinetriphosphate triphosphohydrolase: protein MTSVGPDERRWVDEPAKDSGHGRSAYERDRARVLHSAAFRRLAAKTQVHTAGTDDFLRTRLTHSLEVAQIAREMGSRLGCDPDVVDTAGLAHDLGHPPFGHSGEEALDALATACGGFEGNAQTLRVLTRLEAKVIGPDGASAGLNLTRASLDAVSKYPWPRRPGERKFGVYADDRPVFAWLRADVPDRRRCLEAQVMDWADDVAYSVHDVEDGIHGGYVTLRPLLAQADERAALCADVAATYSGESPADLAEVLVDLLADPLLAPLVGYDGSHRAQVALKATTSVLTGRFVAAAVAATGRRFGPGPHRRYAADLVVPREVRARCAVLKGIALRYVLRRPGSVARLERQQQILADLVAGLADRAPEALDAVFAPLWRAAGNDASRLRVVVDQVASLTDPAAVERHARLFGGPTASGGQTDLG from the coding sequence ATGACCTCGGTCGGCCCGGACGAGCGGCGGTGGGTGGACGAGCCGGCAAAGGACAGCGGGCACGGGCGGTCGGCCTACGAACGGGACCGTGCCCGGGTGCTGCACTCGGCGGCCTTCCGGCGGCTCGCCGCCAAGACCCAGGTGCACACCGCCGGCACCGACGACTTTCTGCGGACCCGGTTGACGCACTCGTTGGAGGTCGCCCAGATCGCCCGCGAGATGGGCAGCCGGCTCGGCTGCGATCCCGACGTGGTGGACACCGCCGGGCTCGCCCACGACCTCGGGCACCCGCCGTTCGGACACAGTGGCGAGGAGGCGCTGGACGCCCTCGCCACCGCGTGCGGCGGTTTCGAGGGCAACGCGCAGACGCTGCGCGTCCTCACCCGCCTGGAGGCGAAGGTGATCGGTCCGGACGGTGCCTCCGCCGGGCTGAACCTCACCCGGGCGTCGCTCGACGCGGTCAGCAAGTACCCGTGGCCGCGCCGGCCGGGCGAACGCAAGTTCGGCGTGTACGCCGACGACCGCCCGGTCTTCGCGTGGCTGCGTGCCGACGTGCCGGACCGGCGGCGGTGCCTGGAAGCGCAGGTGATGGACTGGGCCGATGACGTCGCGTACTCGGTGCACGACGTCGAGGACGGCATCCACGGCGGCTACGTGACGCTGCGCCCGCTGTTGGCGCAGGCCGACGAGCGGGCGGCGCTGTGCGCCGACGTCGCCGCGACGTACTCCGGCGAGTCTCCGGCCGACCTCGCGGAGGTGCTGGTCGACCTGCTCGCCGATCCGCTGCTCGCGCCCCTCGTGGGCTACGACGGCAGCCACCGGGCGCAGGTCGCGCTGAAGGCGACCACCAGCGTGCTCACCGGGCGTTTCGTCGCCGCCGCCGTGGCCGCCACCGGGCGCCGGTTCGGGCCCGGCCCGCATCGCCGGTACGCCGCCGACCTGGTCGTGCCGCGCGAGGTCCGGGCCCGGTGCGCTGTGCTCAAGGGCATCGCCCTGCGGTACGTACTGCGTCGCCCCGGCTCCGTGGCCCGCCTCGAGCGGCAGCAGCAGATCCTCGCCGACCTGGTCGCTGGCCTGGCCGACCGGGCCCCCGAGGCATTGGATGCCGTGTTCGCTCCCTTGTGGCGCGCCGCCGGGAACGATGCGAGCCGGCTGCGGGTGGTTGTCGATCAGGTGGCGTCGTTGACTGATCCGGCGGCGGTGGAGCGGCATGCCCGGCTGTTCGGTGGTCCGACCGCGTCCGGCGGGCAGACCGACTTAGGTTAA
- a CDS encoding siderophore-interacting protein: protein MTERPKQVTSTHVVRIGRPTPHVIRLVLGGDELAGLPVGEFADQYIKFLFPVPGAVYPDPIDLATIRRDLPSTQWPRLRAYTVRAFDAQAGELTVDVVYHGDEGLAGPWAAALRPGDPVRFVGPGGAYSPSPDADWHLLVGDESALPAIAVALERLPAGAPATVLVEISDPAEEQPLPSPGQVRLTWLHRDDRPVGEALVAAVRALDFPPGVHAFVHGEATFVRELRRLLRVERGVPRERLSISGYWRRGVNDEGWRASKADWNRQIEAEESTATLG from the coding sequence ATGACGGAGCGTCCGAAGCAGGTCACGTCCACCCACGTCGTCCGGATCGGACGGCCCACGCCGCACGTCATCCGGCTGGTCCTCGGTGGTGACGAGCTGGCTGGCCTGCCGGTGGGCGAGTTCGCCGACCAGTACATCAAGTTTCTCTTCCCGGTGCCCGGGGCGGTGTACCCGGATCCGATCGACCTGGCCACGATCCGTCGGGACCTGCCGTCCACGCAGTGGCCGCGGCTGCGCGCGTACACGGTGCGGGCCTTCGACGCCCAGGCGGGTGAGCTGACCGTGGACGTGGTCTACCACGGTGACGAGGGGTTGGCCGGGCCCTGGGCCGCCGCGTTGCGCCCCGGCGACCCGGTGCGGTTCGTCGGCCCGGGTGGGGCCTACTCCCCGAGCCCCGACGCCGACTGGCACCTGCTGGTCGGCGACGAGAGCGCCCTGCCGGCCATCGCCGTCGCCCTGGAGCGGCTGCCCGCCGGTGCGCCCGCCACCGTCCTCGTCGAGATCAGCGACCCGGCCGAGGAGCAGCCTTTGCCCAGCCCCGGCCAGGTGCGGCTGACCTGGCTGCATCGCGACGACCGGCCGGTCGGTGAGGCGCTGGTCGCGGCGGTCCGCGCACTGGACTTCCCGCCGGGGGTGCACGCCTTCGTGCACGGCGAGGCGACCTTCGTCCGGGAGTTGCGCCGGCTGCTGCGCGTCGAGCGGGGCGTCCCGCGGGAGCGGCTCTCCATCTCCGGCTACTGGCGTCGGGGCGTGAACGACGAGGGCTGGCGGGCCAGCAAAGCGGACTGGAACCGTCAGATCGAGGCCGAGGAGTCCACCGCCACCCTGGGCTGA
- a CDS encoding BCCT family transporter has protein sequence MGGSAGRPGSGSVDRLLLCLAVGGVLAVVAWGVLDRESVSAVGQTGLNWVITTFGWLFVVAANAFLVLAVVLALSRFGTIRLGPDAERPEFSTLAWVAMMFSAGMGIGLVFFAVAEPIQHYASPPPATGVEPETGAAASAAMQFTLFHWTLHPWAIYAVVALALAYSTFRKGRENRISAVFRPVLGDRADGAAGRVIDLLAVFATVFGTATSLGLGALQVTAGLDRVAGIPDSTTAELVVIGALTLAFVVSAFSGLYRGIKWLSTTNVVLAVLLMLFVFVVGPTVYVLDVLPASIGDYVSNLVFMSTRTGAFSDPSWLGSWTIFYWAWWISWAPFVGTFIARISRGRTVRQFLVGVLLVPSGASVVWFAVMGGSALRVQATGTRDLVAEAAAGADQALFGLLDALPLGALTSVLAMALVMLYFVTSADSASLVLASLTSRGALRPRRLLVVTWGVLIGGTAAVLLLVGGLNALQQATIMVALPFVVVMLGLAVSLVKEMSQDPAVRVPPPQPHGLAAALHRARSTEEEH, from the coding sequence ATGGGCGGATCGGCTGGGCGGCCCGGCAGCGGGAGCGTCGACCGGTTGCTGCTGTGCCTCGCCGTTGGCGGCGTGCTGGCCGTCGTGGCCTGGGGCGTCCTGGACCGGGAGTCGGTGTCGGCTGTCGGTCAGACCGGGCTGAACTGGGTCATCACCACGTTCGGCTGGTTGTTCGTCGTCGCGGCGAACGCCTTTCTGGTGTTGGCCGTGGTGCTGGCACTCTCCCGCTTCGGCACCATTCGGCTGGGGCCCGACGCCGAGCGGCCGGAGTTCAGCACGTTGGCCTGGGTCGCCATGATGTTCAGCGCAGGCATGGGGATCGGCCTGGTCTTCTTCGCCGTGGCCGAGCCGATCCAGCACTACGCGTCGCCGCCGCCGGCGACCGGGGTCGAGCCGGAGACCGGTGCCGCCGCCTCGGCTGCCATGCAGTTCACCCTGTTCCACTGGACGCTGCACCCGTGGGCGATCTACGCGGTGGTGGCGCTCGCCCTGGCGTACTCGACCTTCCGCAAGGGGCGGGAGAACCGGATCTCGGCCGTGTTCCGTCCGGTGCTCGGCGACCGGGCGGACGGTGCGGCCGGGCGGGTGATCGACCTGCTGGCGGTCTTCGCCACGGTCTTCGGCACAGCGACCAGCCTCGGGCTCGGCGCGCTCCAGGTCACCGCGGGCCTGGACCGGGTCGCCGGGATTCCCGACAGCACCACGGCGGAGCTGGTGGTGATCGGGGCGTTGACCCTGGCCTTCGTCGTCTCGGCCTTCTCCGGGCTGTACCGGGGCATCAAGTGGCTGTCCACCACCAACGTGGTGCTGGCGGTGCTGCTGATGCTGTTCGTCTTCGTGGTCGGCCCGACGGTCTACGTCCTGGATGTGCTGCCTGCCTCGATCGGCGACTACGTCAGCAACCTGGTCTTCATGTCGACGCGGACCGGGGCCTTCTCCGACCCGTCCTGGTTGGGCTCCTGGACGATCTTCTACTGGGCGTGGTGGATCTCCTGGGCCCCGTTCGTCGGTACCTTCATCGCCCGCATCTCCCGTGGTCGTACGGTGCGCCAGTTTCTGGTCGGCGTGCTGCTGGTGCCCAGCGGGGCCAGTGTGGTCTGGTTCGCGGTGATGGGCGGCAGCGCGCTGCGGGTGCAGGCCACCGGCACCCGGGACCTGGTCGCCGAGGCCGCCGCCGGCGCCGACCAGGCACTCTTCGGGTTGCTCGACGCGTTGCCGCTGGGCGCGCTGACCAGTGTGCTGGCCATGGCGCTGGTGATGCTCTACTTCGTCACCAGTGCCGACTCCGCCTCCCTCGTGCTCGCGTCGCTGACCTCCCGGGGCGCGTTGCGTCCGCGCCGGTTGCTCGTCGTCACCTGGGGTGTGCTGATCGGTGGGACCGCCGCGGTGCTGCTGCTGGTCGGCGGGCTGAACGCGCTCCAGCAGGCGACGATCATGGTCGCGTTGCCGTTCGTGGTGGTGATGCTCGGCCTGGCCGTGTCGTTGGTCAAGGAGATGTCCCAGGACCCGGCGGTGCGGGTCCCCCCGCCCCAACCGCACGGGCTGGCCGCCGCCCTCCACCGGGCCCGCTCGACCGAGGAGGAACACTAG
- the dnaG gene encoding DNA primase, translated as MYGEEVAEMTGRIRDEDIALVRERTSIAEVISETVTLRSAGGGNLKGLCPFHDEKSPSFNVSPARNVWYCFGCGAGGDAIKFLMDAEHLSFVESVERLAARAGLQLRYVANDHTAPRSRPQQGQRQRLVAAHAAAVEFYRAQLTTPGARPAREFLAHRGFDRAAAERYACGFAPDGWDLLTRHLRQQGFSHDELVTAGLSRPARSGSLIDRFRRRLLWPIRDLTGDVVGFGARKLFDDDDSPKYLNTPETPIYKKSHVLYGIDQAKREIAKQGKVVVVEGYTDVMACHLAGVPTAVATCGTAFGADHIGVLRRLLLDTDAVAGEIIFTFDGDAAGQKAALRAFDDDQRFVGRTFIAVSPDGMDPCELRLAKGELAVRDLVARREPLVDFALRHVINRHDLDTVDGRVEAMRRAAPLVAKLKDREKRPEYVRKLAGDLGMEIEPVQRAVLAAAHAAPSGGALGNPAPRTAAAEPQADSPQLAVEREALKLALQAPVLAGPMFDAVEAAEYRHQVHVAVRVAVAAAGGAATATGGAVWIESVRNACEDLTSQALVGELAVEPLRIDGELDPRYVSVTMARLQWGAVTGRIRELKSRIQRINPVSNKDEYFAAFGELLSLEQHARALREQAAGGL; from the coding sequence ATGTACGGCGAGGAGGTGGCGGAGATGACGGGGCGGATCCGGGACGAGGACATCGCGCTGGTCCGCGAGCGCACCTCGATCGCGGAGGTCATCTCCGAGACGGTCACTCTGCGGTCTGCCGGTGGTGGCAACCTGAAGGGGCTCTGCCCGTTCCATGACGAGAAGAGCCCGTCGTTCAACGTGTCACCGGCCCGTAACGTCTGGTACTGCTTCGGATGTGGTGCCGGTGGCGACGCCATCAAGTTCCTGATGGACGCCGAGCATCTCAGCTTCGTCGAGTCCGTCGAGCGGCTGGCCGCCCGCGCCGGCCTGCAGCTTCGCTACGTGGCGAACGACCACACCGCTCCCCGCTCCCGGCCGCAGCAGGGGCAGAGGCAGCGGCTGGTCGCCGCGCACGCCGCTGCCGTCGAGTTCTACCGGGCCCAGCTCACCACCCCTGGTGCCCGCCCGGCCCGCGAGTTCCTCGCCCACCGTGGCTTCGACCGGGCCGCCGCCGAGCGGTATGCCTGTGGCTTCGCACCCGACGGGTGGGATCTGTTGACCCGTCACCTGCGCCAGCAGGGCTTCAGCCACGACGAGTTGGTCACGGCCGGGCTGTCTCGACCAGCCCGGTCGGGCAGCCTCATCGACCGGTTCCGGCGCCGGCTGCTCTGGCCCATCCGGGACCTGACCGGCGACGTCGTCGGCTTCGGCGCGCGCAAGCTGTTCGACGACGACGACAGCCCGAAATACCTCAACACCCCCGAGACGCCGATCTACAAGAAGTCCCACGTCCTCTATGGCATCGACCAGGCCAAGCGGGAGATCGCCAAGCAGGGCAAGGTGGTCGTGGTCGAGGGCTACACCGACGTGATGGCCTGCCACCTGGCCGGGGTGCCGACCGCCGTGGCGACCTGTGGCACCGCCTTCGGTGCCGATCACATCGGGGTGCTGCGCCGGCTGCTGCTGGACACCGACGCCGTCGCCGGGGAGATCATTTTCACCTTCGACGGGGACGCTGCCGGGCAGAAGGCGGCGTTGCGCGCGTTCGACGACGATCAGCGCTTCGTCGGGCGTACCTTCATCGCGGTCAGCCCGGACGGCATGGATCCCTGCGAGCTGCGCCTGGCCAAGGGTGAGCTGGCGGTCCGCGACCTGGTCGCGCGCCGCGAACCGCTGGTCGACTTCGCGTTGCGGCACGTGATCAACCGGCACGACCTCGACACCGTCGACGGCCGGGTGGAGGCGATGCGCCGGGCGGCCCCGTTGGTCGCCAAGCTCAAGGACCGGGAAAAGCGCCCGGAGTACGTCCGCAAACTCGCCGGGGACCTCGGCATGGAGATCGAGCCGGTGCAGCGGGCCGTGCTGGCCGCCGCGCACGCCGCACCGTCCGGCGGGGCGCTGGGCAACCCCGCGCCACGCACAGCCGCGGCGGAGCCACAGGCAGACAGCCCGCAGTTGGCGGTCGAGCGGGAGGCGCTGAAACTGGCTCTCCAGGCGCCGGTGCTCGCCGGGCCGATGTTCGACGCCGTGGAGGCCGCCGAATACCGCCATCAGGTGCACGTCGCGGTCCGGGTAGCGGTGGCGGCGGCCGGCGGAGCGGCCACGGCCACGGGAGGCGCGGTGTGGATCGAGTCGGTCCGCAACGCGTGCGAGGACCTCACCAGCCAGGCGCTGGTCGGTGAATTGGCCGTGGAACCGCTGCGCATTGACGGGGAGCTCGATCCGCGCTACGTGTCGGTGACGATGGCTCGTCTCCAGTGGGGGGCGGTGACCGGACGCATCCGGGAGCTCAAGTCCAGAATCCAGCGGATCAACCCGGTCAGCAACAAGGACGAGTACTTCGCGGCCTTCGGTGAACTGCTGTCGCTCGAGCAACACGCCCGGGCGCTGCGCGAGCAGGCCGCGGGCGGGCTGTGA
- a CDS encoding ABC transporter ATP-binding protein has translation MTTAQPLIQARGLVKRFGGFTAVDAIDVAVRAGEAFGFLGPNGAGKSSTMRMIGCVSPPSGGELRILGMDPVHDGPAIRARLGVCPQLDTLDPELTVRENLITYARYFGITRRVARHRAAELLDFVQLGERADSKVEPLSGGMKRRLTIARALVNEPDIVLLDEPTTGLDPQARHLVWERLFQLKQQGVTLVLTTHYMDEAEQLCDRLVVMDGGRIVAEGSPRVLIEQHSTREVVELRFAAESQEPFAGKLEELGERIEVLPDRILLYVPDGDAAVAEVTALGLSPANVLARRSSLEDVFLHLTGRTLVD, from the coding sequence GTGACCACGGCTCAACCACTCATTCAGGCGCGGGGGTTGGTGAAACGGTTCGGCGGCTTCACCGCGGTCGACGCCATCGACGTTGCGGTCCGGGCCGGGGAGGCGTTCGGTTTCCTCGGGCCCAACGGCGCCGGCAAGTCGTCCACCATGCGCATGATCGGTTGTGTCTCGCCGCCCAGTGGCGGGGAGTTGCGCATCCTCGGCATGGATCCGGTGCACGACGGGCCGGCGATTCGGGCCCGCCTCGGTGTCTGCCCCCAACTCGACACTCTCGACCCGGAGCTGACCGTCCGGGAAAATCTGATCACCTACGCCCGCTACTTCGGCATCACCCGCCGGGTGGCTCGGCATCGCGCTGCCGAGCTGCTTGACTTCGTGCAGCTCGGCGAGCGGGCCGACAGCAAGGTCGAGCCGCTCTCCGGCGGCATGAAACGACGACTCACCATCGCTCGCGCGCTCGTCAACGAGCCCGACATCGTCCTGCTCGACGAGCCGACCACCGGTCTCGACCCGCAGGCCCGGCACCTGGTCTGGGAGCGGCTGTTCCAGCTCAAACAGCAGGGTGTCACGCTGGTGCTCACCACGCACTACATGGACGAGGCCGAGCAGCTCTGCGACCGTCTGGTGGTGATGGACGGCGGCCGGATCGTCGCCGAGGGCTCCCCTCGCGTGCTCATCGAGCAACACTCCACCCGTGAGGTGGTCGAGTTGCGCTTCGCGGCAGAGTCGCAGGAGCCGTTCGCCGGCAAACTCGAGGAGTTGGGGGAACGGATCGAGGTGCTGCCCGACCGCATTCTGCTCTACGTGCCCGACGGCGACGCGGCGGTGGCCGAGGTGACCGCGCTCGGCCTGAGTCCGGCGAACGTGCTGGCGCGGCGCAGCAGCCTGGAAGATGTCTTCCTGCACCTCACCGGCCGCACCTTGGTTGATTGA
- a CDS encoding ABC transporter permease: MTQLAVRRARSGLARVPALAVLQYYLVGYRRTWRGGVLSSFLLPTLTVLGFGVGVGALIDQGVGGVSYLEWIVGGLLASTALQVAITESSWPVYSSLQWTKIYFAQFAAPLRVADILAGQLAFVLFRVLASATAFLVVTGLLGALRSPWAVLALPVAALLGLAVAAPTFAYAATASSDSWLALLFRFAVIPMTLFAGVFFPVESLPVGLRWLAYVTPLWHAVDLSRAATLGVPPVWSVTGHLLYLAAWVVGGWLLARRALGRKLVV, from the coding sequence ATGACACAACTCGCGGTGCGGCGGGCCCGATCGGGTCTGGCGCGGGTGCCGGCGCTGGCGGTGTTGCAGTACTACCTGGTCGGATACCGGCGTACCTGGCGGGGCGGGGTCCTCTCGTCGTTCCTGCTACCCACGCTGACCGTGCTCGGTTTCGGCGTGGGAGTCGGGGCACTCATCGACCAGGGTGTCGGCGGCGTTTCCTACCTGGAGTGGATCGTCGGGGGTTTGCTCGCGTCGACCGCATTGCAGGTGGCGATCACCGAGTCCAGCTGGCCGGTCTACAGCAGCCTGCAATGGACCAAGATCTATTTTGCTCAGTTCGCCGCACCACTGCGGGTGGCGGACATCCTCGCCGGTCAGCTGGCATTCGTTCTGTTCCGGGTGCTGGCCTCGGCCACGGCGTTCCTCGTGGTGACCGGCCTGCTGGGGGCACTGCGCTCGCCCTGGGCGGTGCTGGCGCTGCCGGTGGCGGCGCTGCTCGGCCTGGCTGTGGCCGCGCCCACCTTCGCCTACGCGGCAACCGCCTCCAGCGACAGTTGGCTCGCGCTGCTGTTCCGTTTCGCGGTGATCCCGATGACGCTCTTCGCCGGGGTGTTCTTTCCGGTCGAGTCGCTGCCGGTGGGGCTGCGTTGGTTGGCGTACGTGACGCCGCTGTGGCACGCCGTTGACCTCAGCCGGGCGGCCACGCTCGGTGTTCCGCCGGTGTGGTCGGTCACGGGTCACTTGCTCTACCTCGCCGCCTGGGTAGTCGGCGGGTGGCTGCTCGCCCGCCGCGCCCTCGGCCGCAAGCTCGTCGTCTAG
- a CDS encoding ABC transporter permease, whose protein sequence is MVSLVLPRLVDVSAASRRSASVTERNVSALKSIYWLLLVSGFVEPLLYLFSIGIGVGALVGDLTLPGGAVVTYAAFVAPAMLASSAMTGAFAETTFNFFGKMKYMKLYDGVIATPVRPFEIALGELAWAMLRGSAYSAAFLVVMVVMDLTTVARAVVAFPVAVLVGFTFGAIGMTIATFMRSWQDFDLLGSAQFVLFLFSGTFVPAQAYPTLLRWVIEVTPLYRAVHLIRGITVGGSGWTWLLDIGYLLVVLAVGLFIASRRMSRLLYR, encoded by the coding sequence ATGGTCAGTCTGGTGCTGCCCCGGCTGGTCGACGTCTCGGCGGCGTCGCGCCGGTCGGCCTCGGTGACCGAACGCAACGTCTCGGCCCTGAAATCGATCTACTGGCTGCTGTTGGTCTCCGGCTTCGTCGAGCCACTGCTCTACCTGTTCTCCATCGGGATCGGGGTGGGGGCGCTGGTCGGTGACCTGACGCTCCCCGGCGGAGCCGTCGTCACATACGCGGCGTTCGTCGCGCCCGCGATGCTCGCCTCGTCCGCGATGACCGGGGCGTTCGCAGAGACCACCTTCAACTTCTTCGGCAAGATGAAGTACATGAAGCTGTACGACGGGGTGATCGCCACCCCGGTGCGGCCGTTCGAGATCGCCCTCGGTGAGCTGGCCTGGGCGATGCTGCGGGGTAGCGCCTACTCCGCGGCGTTCCTGGTGGTGATGGTCGTGATGGACCTGACCACTGTCGCCCGAGCCGTGGTCGCCTTCCCGGTGGCGGTGCTGGTCGGTTTCACGTTCGGGGCGATCGGCATGACGATCGCCACCTTCATGCGTAGCTGGCAGGACTTCGACCTGTTGGGGTCGGCGCAGTTCGTCCTCTTCCTCTTCTCCGGCACGTTCGTCCCGGCGCAGGCCTACCCGACACTGCTGCGCTGGGTGATCGAGGTGACTCCGCTCTACCGTGCGGTGCACCTGATCCGGGGGATCACCGTCGGCGGCTCCGGTTGGACGTGGCTGCTCGACATCGGCTACCTGCTGGTGGTGCTGGCCGTCGGCCTGTTCATCGCGTCCCGCCGGATGAGTCGGTTGCTCTACCGGTAG